In Xiphophorus couchianus chromosome 24, X_couchianus-1.0, whole genome shotgun sequence, a single genomic region encodes these proteins:
- the ttpal gene encoding alpha-tocopherol transfer protein-like isoform X2 encodes MADQHESVSLSPPQADRATSAGHSWFPGPPPPMYSCTLTPELVAKAREELQEKPEWRLRDVQALRDMILKEHPNLRTRLDDAFLLRFLRARKFDYDRALQLLLNYHAGRKTWPEVFQDLKPSTVKHVLDLGFLTVLPRPDPNGRYILFLRPGKWKPNDYPFVDNVRALYLTLEKLIQPEETQVNGLVILADYTGVGMSQASNPGPFLAKKIVSILQDGFPIRIKAVNIINEPRIFKGIFAIIKPFLKEKMAERYVLHGSDLRSLHRNIPPSVLPEEYGGTAGRLDMSAWSRLLLDCEEEFVVEFCQPDPLEGVVLPDSMLCEGEQAGGREEDGFRALRSQLYYCY; translated from the exons ATGGCCGATCAGCATGAGTCCGTCAGCCTCAGTCCTCCCCAGGCAGACCGTGCAACATCTGCAGGACACAGCTGGTTCCCTGGCCCACCTCCACCCATGTATTCCTGCACCTTGACCCCTGAACTGGTGGCCAAAGCACGGGAAGAGCTCCAGGAGAAGCCCGAGTGGCGCCTACGAGATGTCCAAGCACTGAGAGACATGATTCTTAAG gaACATCCCAATCTCAGAACCCGACTGGACGACGCCTTCCTCCTGCGCTTCCTGCGGGCCAGGAAGTTCGACTACGACCgcgctctgcagctgctgctgaattATCACGCGGGCCGTAAAACCTGGCCGGAGGTCTTCCAGGACCTGAAGCCATCCACGGTCAAACATGTGCTGGACCTGGGCTTCCTCACGGTCCTGCCGAGGCCCGATCCCAACGGCAGATACATCCTCTTCCTCCGGCCAG GAAAATGGAAGCCAAACGACTATCCGTTTGTGGACAACGTGCGGGCCCTTTATCTGACTCTGGAGAAGCTGATCCAGCCGGAGGAAACGCAGGTGAATGGGTTGGTCATCCTAGCCGACTACACTGGGGTGGGAATGTCGCAAGCCTCCAATCCAGGTCCCTTTCTTGCCAAAAAAATTGTGAGCATCCTGCAG GATGGCTTTCCCATCAGAATCAAGGCCGTTAACATAATTAACGAGCCCCGGATTTTCAAAGGCATCTTCGCTATAATCAAGCCTTTCCTGAAGGAGAAAATGGCAGAGAGG TACGTCCTGCACGGCTCGGACCTGCGCTCTCTGCACCGGAACATCCCGCCGTCGGTTCTGCCAGAGGAATACGGTGGCACCGCCGGCCGGCTGGACATGAGCGCCTGGTCGAGGCTGCTGCTGGACTGCGAGGAGGAGTTTGTGGTGGAGTTCTGCCAGCCAGATCCACTAGAGGGCGTGGTGCTCCCAGACTCCATGCTGTGTGAAGGGGAGCAGGCAGGAGGCCGGGAGGAAGACGGCTTCAGGGCGTTGCGCTCTCAACTTTACTACTGCTACTGA
- the ttpal gene encoding alpha-tocopherol transfer protein-like isoform X1, with amino-acid sequence MGEPRLQNPENKDFVPTDSLSQSMADQHESVSLSPPQADRATSAGHSWFPGPPPPMYSCTLTPELVAKAREELQEKPEWRLRDVQALRDMILKEHPNLRTRLDDAFLLRFLRARKFDYDRALQLLLNYHAGRKTWPEVFQDLKPSTVKHVLDLGFLTVLPRPDPNGRYILFLRPGKWKPNDYPFVDNVRALYLTLEKLIQPEETQVNGLVILADYTGVGMSQASNPGPFLAKKIVSILQDGFPIRIKAVNIINEPRIFKGIFAIIKPFLKEKMAERYVLHGSDLRSLHRNIPPSVLPEEYGGTAGRLDMSAWSRLLLDCEEEFVVEFCQPDPLEGVVLPDSMLCEGEQAGGREEDGFRALRSQLYYCY; translated from the exons ATGGGAGAACCCCGTTTACAAAACCCGGAAAATAAGGATTTTGTACCGACAG attctctCAGTCAGTCCATGGCCGATCAGCATGAGTCCGTCAGCCTCAGTCCTCCCCAGGCAGACCGTGCAACATCTGCAGGACACAGCTGGTTCCCTGGCCCACCTCCACCCATGTATTCCTGCACCTTGACCCCTGAACTGGTGGCCAAAGCACGGGAAGAGCTCCAGGAGAAGCCCGAGTGGCGCCTACGAGATGTCCAAGCACTGAGAGACATGATTCTTAAG gaACATCCCAATCTCAGAACCCGACTGGACGACGCCTTCCTCCTGCGCTTCCTGCGGGCCAGGAAGTTCGACTACGACCgcgctctgcagctgctgctgaattATCACGCGGGCCGTAAAACCTGGCCGGAGGTCTTCCAGGACCTGAAGCCATCCACGGTCAAACATGTGCTGGACCTGGGCTTCCTCACGGTCCTGCCGAGGCCCGATCCCAACGGCAGATACATCCTCTTCCTCCGGCCAG GAAAATGGAAGCCAAACGACTATCCGTTTGTGGACAACGTGCGGGCCCTTTATCTGACTCTGGAGAAGCTGATCCAGCCGGAGGAAACGCAGGTGAATGGGTTGGTCATCCTAGCCGACTACACTGGGGTGGGAATGTCGCAAGCCTCCAATCCAGGTCCCTTTCTTGCCAAAAAAATTGTGAGCATCCTGCAG GATGGCTTTCCCATCAGAATCAAGGCCGTTAACATAATTAACGAGCCCCGGATTTTCAAAGGCATCTTCGCTATAATCAAGCCTTTCCTGAAGGAGAAAATGGCAGAGAGG TACGTCCTGCACGGCTCGGACCTGCGCTCTCTGCACCGGAACATCCCGCCGTCGGTTCTGCCAGAGGAATACGGTGGCACCGCCGGCCGGCTGGACATGAGCGCCTGGTCGAGGCTGCTGCTGGACTGCGAGGAGGAGTTTGTGGTGGAGTTCTGCCAGCCAGATCCACTAGAGGGCGTGGTGCTCCCAGACTCCATGCTGTGTGAAGGGGAGCAGGCAGGAGGCCGGGAGGAAGACGGCTTCAGGGCGTTGCGCTCTCAACTTTACTACTGCTACTGA
- the hnf4a gene encoding hepatocyte nuclear factor 4-alpha isoform X1 → MDMADYSEALDPAYTTLEFENMQVLPLGADSSPAESANMNTTGHLAAGSLCAICGDRATGKHYGASSCDGCKGFFRRSVRKNHMYSCRFNRQCIVDKDKRNQCRYCRLKKCFRAGMKKEAVQNERDRISTRRSSYEDSSLPSINALIQADVLSRQITSPAPILNGDIRTKKIATITDVCESMKQQLLVLVEWAKYIPAFCDLPLDDQVALLRAHAGEHLLLGAAKRSMLYKDILLLGNDHIIPRNCPELEVGRVAVRILDELVLPFQELQIDDNEYACLKAIVFFDPDAKGLSDPGKIKRMRYQVQVSLEDYINDRQYDSRGRFGELLLLLPTLQSITWQMIEQIQFVKLFGMAKIDNLLQEMLLGGSANEAPHAPHSLHPHLVQEHLSSNVIVTSNMPTPIHNGQISTPETPIPSPPTASGSEHYKMPQGVIATVPKQPTSIPQPTITKQEAI, encoded by the exons ATGGACATGGCAGACTACAGCGAGGCTCTGGACCCGGCCTACACCACGCTGGAGTTCGAAAACATGCAAGTGCTCCCTTTGGGTGCAG ATTCCTCGCCAGCTGAAAGCGCCAACATGAACACCACGGGCCACTTGGCAGCAGGCAGCTTGTGCGCCATATGTGGTGACAGAGCGACGGGGAAGCACTACGGGGCGTCCAGCTGCGATGGCTGCAAGGGCTTCTTCAGGCGCAGCGTCCGCAAGAACCACATGTACTCATGCAG GTTTAATAGGCAGTGCATTGTAGACAAAGACAAGAGAAACCAATGCAGATACTGCAGACTGAAGAAATGCTTCAGAGCTGGCATGAAGAAGGAAG CTGTACAGAACGAGAGAGACCGAATCAGCACCAGGCGGTCCAGCTACGAAGACAGCAGTCTACCCTCTATCAACGCACTCATTCAGGCAGACGTTCTATCAAGACAG ATCACGTCGCCTGCGCCTATACTGAACGGCGACATAAGGACCAAAAAGATCGCCACCATCACTGACGTCTGTGAGTCcatgaagcagcagctgctggttctggtggaGTGGGCCAAGTACATCCCAGCTTTCTGCGACCTTCCCCTGGACGACCAG GTGGCGCTGCTGCGAGCTCATGCAGGAGAGCATCTGTTGCTTGGTGCAGCCAAGAGGTCCATGCTCTACAAAGACATCCTCTTATTAG GAAACGATCACATTATTCCCAGAAACTGTCCAGAGTTGGAGGTGGGAAGGGTAGCAGTGAGGATCCTGGATGAGCTGGTGCTTCCCTTTCAAGAGCTCCAGATAGACGACAACGAATACGCCTGCCTAAAGGCCATCGTTTTCTTCGACCCAG ATGCAAAAGGCTTGAGTGACCCGGGTAAGATCAAGCGGATGCGGTACCAGGTCCAGGTCAGCCTGGAGGACTACATCAACGACCGGCAGTACGACTCCCGAGGTCGCTTCGGggagctgctcctgctgctgccaACGCTACAGAGCATCACCTGGCAGATGATCGAGCAGATCCAGTTTGTAAAACTCTTTGGCATGGCCAAGATCGACAATCTGCTGCAAGAGATGCTTCTTGGAG GTTCGGCTAATGAAGCTCCACATGCGCCGCACTCTCTGCACCCTCATCTGGTCCAGGAGCATCTCAGTAGCAACGTCATAGTAACCAGCAACATGCCAACGCCAATCCACAACGGTCAAATCT CCACTCCTGAAACCCCGATCCCGTCCCCGCCCACCGCCTCTGGATCAGAACATTACAAAATGCCTCAGGGCGTCATAGCAACGGTGCCCAAGCAGCCGACCTCCATCCCTCAGCCGACCATCACGAAGCAAGAGGCCATATAA
- the hnf4a gene encoding hepatocyte nuclear factor 4-alpha isoform X2, translated as MNTTGHLAAGSLCAICGDRATGKHYGASSCDGCKGFFRRSVRKNHMYSCRFNRQCIVDKDKRNQCRYCRLKKCFRAGMKKEAVQNERDRISTRRSSYEDSSLPSINALIQADVLSRQITSPAPILNGDIRTKKIATITDVCESMKQQLLVLVEWAKYIPAFCDLPLDDQVALLRAHAGEHLLLGAAKRSMLYKDILLLGNDHIIPRNCPELEVGRVAVRILDELVLPFQELQIDDNEYACLKAIVFFDPDAKGLSDPGKIKRMRYQVQVSLEDYINDRQYDSRGRFGELLLLLPTLQSITWQMIEQIQFVKLFGMAKIDNLLQEMLLGGSANEAPHAPHSLHPHLVQEHLSSNVIVTSNMPTPIHNGQISTPETPIPSPPTASGSEHYKMPQGVIATVPKQPTSIPQPTITKQEAI; from the exons ATGAACACCACGGGCCACTTGGCAGCAGGCAGCTTGTGCGCCATATGTGGTGACAGAGCGACGGGGAAGCACTACGGGGCGTCCAGCTGCGATGGCTGCAAGGGCTTCTTCAGGCGCAGCGTCCGCAAGAACCACATGTACTCATGCAG GTTTAATAGGCAGTGCATTGTAGACAAAGACAAGAGAAACCAATGCAGATACTGCAGACTGAAGAAATGCTTCAGAGCTGGCATGAAGAAGGAAG CTGTACAGAACGAGAGAGACCGAATCAGCACCAGGCGGTCCAGCTACGAAGACAGCAGTCTACCCTCTATCAACGCACTCATTCAGGCAGACGTTCTATCAAGACAG ATCACGTCGCCTGCGCCTATACTGAACGGCGACATAAGGACCAAAAAGATCGCCACCATCACTGACGTCTGTGAGTCcatgaagcagcagctgctggttctggtggaGTGGGCCAAGTACATCCCAGCTTTCTGCGACCTTCCCCTGGACGACCAG GTGGCGCTGCTGCGAGCTCATGCAGGAGAGCATCTGTTGCTTGGTGCAGCCAAGAGGTCCATGCTCTACAAAGACATCCTCTTATTAG GAAACGATCACATTATTCCCAGAAACTGTCCAGAGTTGGAGGTGGGAAGGGTAGCAGTGAGGATCCTGGATGAGCTGGTGCTTCCCTTTCAAGAGCTCCAGATAGACGACAACGAATACGCCTGCCTAAAGGCCATCGTTTTCTTCGACCCAG ATGCAAAAGGCTTGAGTGACCCGGGTAAGATCAAGCGGATGCGGTACCAGGTCCAGGTCAGCCTGGAGGACTACATCAACGACCGGCAGTACGACTCCCGAGGTCGCTTCGGggagctgctcctgctgctgccaACGCTACAGAGCATCACCTGGCAGATGATCGAGCAGATCCAGTTTGTAAAACTCTTTGGCATGGCCAAGATCGACAATCTGCTGCAAGAGATGCTTCTTGGAG GTTCGGCTAATGAAGCTCCACATGCGCCGCACTCTCTGCACCCTCATCTGGTCCAGGAGCATCTCAGTAGCAACGTCATAGTAACCAGCAACATGCCAACGCCAATCCACAACGGTCAAATCT CCACTCCTGAAACCCCGATCCCGTCCCCGCCCACCGCCTCTGGATCAGAACATTACAAAATGCCTCAGGGCGTCATAGCAACGGTGCCCAAGCAGCCGACCTCCATCCCTCAGCCGACCATCACGAAGCAAGAGGCCATATAA